The Gammaproteobacteria bacterium genome includes a region encoding these proteins:
- a CDS encoding AmpG family muropeptide MFS transporter codes for MLFLGFSSGLPYLLVFSTLTAWLADVGVHRGTIGMFALVSLTFSLKFLWAPLVDGFRLPVLHRLLGRRRSWMLLAQLGTIAGLVLLSTTNPLENVIPVALFALLASFSSATQDIAIDAWRIEAVRVERQAAMAAGYQYGYRIAILVSGAGALFLADQYDWGLTYLLMAVFMVVGIAAVLSIGEPEHDESAPARRSFWEWTNSHIVQPFADIFRRYGLYALAILAFVALFRISDYLMGIMSMPFYLDMGYTKSEIAAVAKLYGTVATLAGVLVGGLVVSRFGLRGPLIASAILLPLTNLAFAALALAGETDLWLLAGVITGDNFTVGLSGTAFIAFLSSLTSRQHTATQYALLSSLMALPGKILSSQAGFVSLDIGWVNFYVLVCLAGIPAILLAIYVTRLKFFQSSEAIGSN; via the coding sequence ATGCTGTTCCTAGGCTTCTCGTCCGGACTTCCGTACCTGCTTGTTTTCAGCACATTGACGGCCTGGCTGGCTGATGTAGGCGTGCATCGCGGAACCATCGGCATGTTTGCCTTGGTCAGTCTTACCTTTTCATTGAAGTTTCTCTGGGCCCCGCTGGTAGATGGCTTCCGATTACCAGTTCTTCACAGACTGCTCGGGCGGCGACGCTCGTGGATGCTGCTGGCGCAACTGGGAACCATTGCGGGATTGGTGCTGCTGTCGACAACCAATCCACTGGAAAACGTAATTCCCGTAGCCCTGTTCGCACTATTGGCCTCATTTTCGTCGGCCACCCAAGACATTGCTATCGATGCCTGGCGGATCGAGGCGGTCAGGGTGGAGCGTCAGGCGGCCATGGCCGCCGGATATCAATACGGTTACCGGATAGCCATACTGGTATCCGGCGCCGGCGCGCTTTTCCTCGCCGATCAATACGACTGGGGGCTAACGTACCTCTTGATGGCCGTGTTTATGGTCGTCGGAATCGCGGCCGTACTTTCGATCGGGGAGCCGGAGCACGACGAATCGGCGCCGGCGAGGAGGAGCTTCTGGGAATGGACCAACTCCCATATCGTGCAGCCGTTCGCCGACATTTTTCGTCGATACGGACTATACGCACTGGCGATACTGGCCTTTGTCGCACTTTTCCGAATAAGCGACTATCTGATGGGCATCATGTCCATGCCCTTCTATCTGGACATGGGCTATACCAAGAGCGAAATCGCAGCGGTTGCGAAACTCTATGGAACGGTGGCGACGCTCGCGGGTGTCCTGGTCGGCGGCCTGGTGGTAAGTCGGTTCGGACTGCGTGGGCCGCTGATCGCATCGGCGATCCTGCTCCCGCTCACCAATCTTGCCTTCGCAGCCCTGGCCCTGGCCGGGGAAACGGATCTTTGGTTACTGGCGGGCGTTATCACTGGCGACAACTTCACTGTAGGTCTGTCCGGAACCGCGTTTATCGCTTTCCTGTCCAGTTTGACTTCCCGACAACATACCGCCACGCAGTACGCTCTGCTGAGTTCTCTTATGGCATTGCCCGGTAAGATCCTATCCAGCCAGGCCGGATTTGTCTCGCTGGATATAGGCTGGGTCAACTTCTACGTGCTCGTGTGCCTGGCCGGCATCCCCGCCATCCTGCTGGCGATCTACGTGACCCGCCTCAAGTTCTTCCAGTCCTCCGAGGCGATCGGGTCGAATTAG
- a CDS encoding SDR family oxidoreductase: MDIKGKTIVITGAARGLGAAMARRLAAQGANLALCDLKRDSLNDTAADCRAAGAEVRRYAANVSVESDVEAFMDAVASDCGALDVLINNAGITRDSLLMKYKDGELLGRMSLEDWQAVLDVNLTGTFLCAREAAVHMARFGAGGVIINISSLSRAGNFGQSNYSATKAGVAALTVLWARELARHGIRTAAIAPGLINTEMVAAMKPEARDRLAAMVPAKRLGEPDEVAQTAQFILENDYISGRVIDLDGGLRW, from the coding sequence GTGGACATAAAGGGCAAGACGATAGTGATTACCGGAGCCGCGCGCGGGCTGGGAGCGGCCATGGCGCGCCGGCTGGCGGCGCAGGGCGCGAACCTGGCCCTGTGCGATCTGAAGCGGGACAGCCTGAACGATACGGCTGCCGATTGCCGCGCGGCGGGCGCGGAAGTGCGGCGTTACGCCGCCAACGTGTCCGTCGAAAGCGACGTGGAGGCGTTCATGGACGCCGTGGCCTCGGACTGCGGCGCGCTCGACGTGCTGATCAACAACGCCGGCATTACCCGCGACAGCCTGCTGATGAAGTACAAGGACGGCGAACTGCTGGGCAGGATGTCGCTTGAAGACTGGCAGGCTGTTCTCGACGTGAACCTGACCGGCACCTTCCTTTGCGCCCGCGAAGCCGCCGTGCACATGGCGCGCTTTGGCGCCGGCGGCGTAATCATCAACATCTCCAGCCTTTCGCGGGCCGGCAACTTCGGCCAGTCGAACTACTCCGCCACCAAGGCCGGCGTCGCCGCGTTGACCGTCCTCTGGGCGCGCGAGCTGGCGCGCCACGGCATCCGCACCGCCGCGATAGCGCCCGGCCTGATCAACACCGAGATGGTGGCGGCGATGAAGCCCGAGGCCCGCGACCGCCTGGCCGCAATGGTGCCGGCGAAACGCCTCGGCGAACCGGACGAAGTCGCCCAGACCGCGCAGTTCATCCTGGAGAACGACTACATCTCGGGACGCGTGATCGACCTGGACGGGGGGCTGCGCTGGTAA
- a CDS encoding oxidative damage protection protein, producing the protein MTRTVQCVLLGTEAEGLPRPPYPGELGQRIFENVSQQAWRQWLSHQTMLINEYRLTPIEPAARKFLEEQMESFFFGGGSSKPEGYRPPSE; encoded by the coding sequence ATGACCCGAACCGTACAGTGCGTGCTCCTGGGCACGGAAGCCGAAGGATTGCCGCGTCCGCCCTACCCGGGAGAGCTGGGGCAACGCATCTTCGAGAACGTCTCGCAACAGGCATGGCGGCAGTGGTTGTCCCACCAGACCATGCTGATCAACGAGTATCGCCTCACCCCGATCGAGCCCGCCGCACGAAAGTTCCTGGAGGAGCAAATGGAGTCCTTCTTTTTCGGCGGAGGATCCAGCAAACCGGAAGGATATCGGCCACCGTCGGAATAA
- a CDS encoding HlyD family efflux transporter periplasmic adaptor subunit, with amino-acid sequence MANHPPRRSADDPGLFRENALASRQHRFLGKVLLAGPASTPFAVLIACACLVALIALAFVIQVPSRLHAPGVLLPVGGLTTIPAEQSGVIDEVLVKPGDIVAPGSTLMTLVVDRALADGIGSYQTRSLSAAHQRRLLLERRERERNAFEARMRSMRLEETALNSTLVLLLARGKNAARQVELADADYRRLKALASQGHAASRDVEPAELRWLQAMALLDQLRSAQIETEAAAGRISQEIIAECQSFQALDLNLEIESERLAERAVELDGLSRRAVVAPMRGQLADVLVSAGKPVNVGSALVTMHPPGAEMEARLYLPSAAAGRAEAGQEAVLKLPAFPSRQFGVLRGTVTEMTSSPLEANAIRLVPSVLAPAYEARVSLQQQHMQSKGRRWPLRPGLGVDATIVETRRTLIRWLLDPLIRGAGDTSKDIEEPALANLQADI; translated from the coding sequence GTGGCCAACCATCCTCCAAGGCGTTCCGCCGACGACCCCGGTCTGTTCCGCGAGAACGCTTTGGCCAGCCGGCAGCATCGCTTCCTAGGAAAGGTGCTGTTGGCCGGGCCGGCCTCCACACCCTTTGCAGTCCTGATTGCATGCGCTTGCCTTGTGGCGCTGATCGCGCTGGCCTTCGTGATACAGGTGCCGAGCCGGCTGCATGCGCCCGGCGTGCTCCTGCCCGTAGGCGGCCTCACTACGATACCCGCCGAGCAAAGCGGCGTGATCGACGAGGTGCTGGTGAAGCCGGGCGACATCGTGGCGCCCGGCAGCACGCTGATGACGCTGGTCGTGGACCGCGCGCTTGCCGACGGAATCGGCAGCTATCAAACCCGGTCGTTATCGGCGGCGCATCAAAGGCGATTGCTGCTGGAGCGCAGGGAAAGGGAACGAAACGCCTTCGAGGCGAGAATGCGATCCATGCGGCTGGAGGAGACCGCGCTGAATTCCACGCTGGTATTGCTTCTGGCACGGGGGAAAAATGCGGCCCGCCAGGTTGAACTTGCAGACGCCGACTACAGGCGGCTCAAGGCACTCGCTTCTCAGGGACACGCGGCCAGCCGCGACGTGGAACCTGCGGAACTTCGGTGGTTGCAGGCCATGGCCCTGCTGGATCAACTCCGTTCCGCGCAGATTGAGACTGAGGCCGCCGCTGGCCGCATTTCCCAGGAAATCATTGCTGAATGCCAGTCCTTCCAGGCGCTGGATTTGAACCTGGAGATTGAATCGGAACGCCTGGCGGAACGAGCCGTGGAACTGGACGGGCTGTCGCGCCGGGCGGTCGTCGCGCCCATGCGCGGGCAACTGGCGGACGTGCTGGTGAGCGCCGGCAAGCCTGTCAACGTGGGCAGTGCGCTGGTCACCATGCATCCGCCCGGCGCGGAGATGGAAGCTCGGCTCTACCTCCCTTCAGCGGCTGCCGGACGAGCGGAGGCCGGTCAGGAGGCCGTGCTGAAACTCCCGGCCTTTCCGTCGAGGCAGTTCGGCGTATTGCGGGGCACCGTGACGGAAATGACGTCCAGCCCGCTTGAGGCAAACGCCATTCGCCTGGTCCCCAGTGTGCTCGCTCCCGCCTACGAGGCGCGCGTGAGTCTCCAGCAACAGCATATGCAGTCCAAGGGCCGCCGCTGGCCGCTACGCCCCGGGCTGGGTGTGGACGCCACCATTGTCGAGACGCGGCGCACCCTTATCCGCTGGCTGCTGGATCCGCTCATTCGCGGCGCCGGCGACACCTCAAAGGACATTGAGGAGCCTGCGCTTGCGAACCTTCAAGCAGACATTTGA
- the trmB gene encoding tRNA (guanosine(46)-N7)-methyltransferase TrmB: protein MDRLNSQTGQRAPPRSFVRRSGRITRAQKRALEELWPVYGLEESTDPISFEQVFGRSAPTVLEIGFGNGETLVRSAQESPDVNFLGIEVHLPGLGRCMLLAEKAGVQNLRLIQGDAVEVLGQRMPPASLAMVCLYFPDPWPRKRHHKRRLVQPEFVRLIERVLEPRGVFHVATDWAPYAEHIETVMSGNAAFERLSRPPSRYTTRFETRGSALGHEIWETAYRVRRER, encoded by the coding sequence ATGGATCGCTTGAATTCGCAGACCGGGCAACGGGCGCCGCCGCGCAGTTTCGTGCGCCGTTCGGGGCGTATTACCCGGGCGCAAAAGCGGGCGCTTGAGGAACTCTGGCCGGTCTACGGCCTGGAGGAATCAACGGACCCGATCTCGTTCGAGCAAGTGTTCGGCCGCAGTGCGCCGACGGTCCTGGAGATCGGATTCGGCAACGGCGAAACGCTGGTTCGCTCGGCGCAGGAATCGCCGGATGTGAATTTCCTCGGCATCGAAGTCCACTTGCCCGGCCTCGGCCGCTGCATGCTGCTGGCGGAGAAAGCGGGGGTACAAAACCTTCGCCTGATCCAGGGCGATGCCGTGGAAGTGCTCGGGCAGCGGATGCCACCTGCCTCGCTCGCGATGGTTTGCCTGTACTTTCCGGACCCCTGGCCGCGCAAACGGCACCACAAGCGCCGGTTGGTGCAGCCCGAATTCGTGCGGCTGATCGAGCGCGTCCTTGAGCCGCGGGGCGTTTTCCACGTGGCGACCGACTGGGCGCCGTACGCCGAGCACATCGAAACCGTCATGAGCGGCAACGCCGCCTTCGAGCGCTTGAGCCGCCCGCCGTCCCGCTACACCACGCGGTTCGAGACGCGCGGCAGCGCCCTCGGCCATGAAATCTGGGAAACCGCCTACCGCGTGCGGCGGGAGCGCTAA
- a CDS encoding DoxX family membrane protein has translation MDRRGYGCRSRFLLAPPPVGCAGEYRGQRAGGRAVKLAVREFRRIWEWTWIKAHPVRFAGILVHLLLLRTPFALFWLIAGLNKIENDWLTSDYLRDVFLHRLTEMPPDAFASLFLQNFAIPLYVLVAWVITLGELYSAIGLLLGVTTRIAAGVSLFILCGFAVGGYYDASLIPFFIVVAMFLWWPSGLWLGIDRPLAQRYPGSRWFR, from the coding sequence CTGGATCGGCGCGGATACGGATGCCGGTCTCGGTTTTTGCTCGCGCCTCCCCCTGTGGGATGCGCTGGAGAGTATCGAGGCCAGCGCGCCGGAGGCCGAGCGGTGAAACTGGCCGTCCGCGAGTTCCGGCGGATCTGGGAGTGGACGTGGATAAAAGCCCACCCGGTGCGGTTCGCCGGCATCCTGGTCCATCTGCTGCTGTTGCGAACCCCGTTTGCCCTCTTCTGGCTGATTGCGGGCTTAAACAAGATCGAGAACGACTGGCTGACCAGCGATTACCTGAGAGACGTCTTTCTGCACCGTTTGACGGAGATGCCGCCCGATGCGTTCGCGTCCCTGTTTCTGCAGAATTTCGCCATCCCGCTGTATGTGCTGGTGGCGTGGGTGATCACTCTCGGCGAGCTCTATTCGGCCATCGGGCTGCTTCTGGGAGTGACAACGCGCATCGCCGCGGGCGTGAGCCTCTTCATCCTTTGCGGCTTTGCGGTGGGCGGATACTACGACGCGTCGCTGATTCCGTTCTTCATTGTCGTCGCTATGTTCCTCTGGTGGCCGTCCGGCCTGTGGCTGGGAATCGACCGCCCGCTTGCGCAGCGATATCCCGGCAGCCGCTGGTTCCGCTAG
- the xth gene encoding exodeoxyribonuclease III, which produces MRVITLNANGIRAAARKGFYHWLRRQKADFVCLQELKAQEDQLQGREFWPRNWHCFYECAEKKGYSGVGLYSRQEPDEVLRGYGSAEFDAEGRYLEARFGRLSVVSLYLPSGSSSEARQEAKWRFLDEFTPLLEAARDSGRQYLLCGDFNIAHREIDLKNWRGNRKNSGFLPEERAWMDLLFGELGFVDCFRRINPEPDQYTWWSNRGQAWAKNVGWRIDYHVATPDLAGRATSTSIYKRKRFSDHAPLILDYAD; this is translated from the coding sequence ATGCGCGTAATCACCCTTAACGCCAACGGCATCCGCGCGGCCGCGCGCAAGGGTTTCTACCACTGGCTGCGACGGCAGAAGGCCGACTTCGTTTGCCTGCAGGAGCTCAAGGCGCAGGAGGACCAGCTTCAGGGCCGCGAGTTCTGGCCGCGCAACTGGCACTGCTTTTACGAGTGCGCCGAGAAAAAAGGGTATTCGGGCGTGGGTTTGTATTCGCGACAGGAACCGGACGAAGTGCTGCGCGGCTACGGTTCGGCGGAATTCGACGCCGAGGGCCGCTACCTTGAGGCCCGTTTCGGTCGCTTGAGCGTAGTGTCGCTGTACCTGCCTTCGGGGTCATCGTCGGAAGCACGCCAGGAAGCCAAGTGGCGGTTTCTCGACGAGTTCACGCCGCTGCTCGAGGCGGCGCGCGACAGCGGGCGGCAATACCTGCTTTGCGGCGATTTCAACATCGCGCACCGCGAGATCGACCTCAAGAACTGGCGCGGCAACCGGAAGAACTCGGGTTTCCTGCCCGAGGAGCGCGCCTGGATGGACCTGTTGTTCGGCGAACTCGGATTCGTGGACTGCTTCCGGCGGATCAACCCCGAGCCGGACCAGTACACCTGGTGGTCCAACCGGGGGCAGGCCTGGGCCAAGAACGTGGGCTGGCGCATCGACTACCACGTGGCCACGCCGGACCTGGCCGGGCGGGCCACCTCCACCTCGATCTACAAGCGCAAGCGTTTCTCCGACCACGCGCCGCTGATCCTCGACTATGCCGACTGA
- a CDS encoding peptidase domain-containing ABC transporter — protein sequence MRTFKQTFDIAIGRPRRLRHIPQHQQSECGLACLAMIADFHGLRLDLTAIRDRAGSAGRGHTLQTLMEAAGKLGLSGRPLRLELEEIRQLKVPCVLHWDLDHYVVLEKVRKQRALILDPASERRWWRLAQLDAHFTGVALEVTPRADFKSEDLRGVLPLRSIARSFDRLARTLAGLTMIALTLQVLSLAPPILSQILIDEVTTSQDSELLRSMLIAMALLAAIAIPLRLLQGWIGIWLSTSISLQASRNLTRHLFSLPVRFFRERHVGDVVSRMQSQSPIIQFATGSVVTGIIDLLKVGLTGVVMLIYSPVLMMISLAGLALRTGLVWSVLPAQRRLSRDGLVAGARQSSALLESLRGSETVKALAGESERLTVWQTHLVDKLNLDVRNARISMYSGAGLNALGEAEQIAFLGVGVLALFNGQITLGALFAFMTLRGRFSAALGSLISLFQQAYMLRLHAERLGDIVEHEAEPENGLPVRRLVGAFEAQGMGFAYSSGEQFVLRGFSCRIEPGQLVVLTGPSGSGKSTLLKLLAGLETTTEGRLLADGTDVGRLHLRDYRRQLGLVLQGDVLFRGSIAENISFFDPAPNTELIGEVARLAAVDEEIRQFPMGMASQIGDMGSNLSGGQVQRILLARALYRRPRAMILDEATSHLDPATEERVVGTLRDLGITVVCAAHRPAILRYADQVIELSAFAPGARPYNAADDRAATAGMVG from the coding sequence TTGCGAACCTTCAAGCAGACATTTGACATCGCTATCGGCCGCCCCAGGCGGCTGCGGCACATTCCCCAACACCAGCAGTCCGAGTGCGGGCTGGCCTGCCTGGCGATGATCGCCGATTTTCACGGACTGCGTCTGGACCTGACCGCAATTCGCGACCGGGCCGGGAGCGCAGGACGCGGACACACGCTGCAGACGCTGATGGAAGCGGCCGGGAAACTGGGCCTGAGTGGCCGCCCTCTCAGGCTGGAGCTTGAGGAGATTCGTCAACTCAAGGTTCCCTGCGTCCTGCACTGGGACCTGGACCACTACGTCGTGCTGGAAAAAGTGCGCAAGCAGCGGGCACTGATCCTGGATCCGGCAAGCGAACGTCGCTGGTGGCGTCTTGCGCAACTCGACGCGCACTTCACGGGCGTGGCGCTGGAAGTCACCCCGCGCGCGGATTTCAAGTCTGAGGATCTGCGGGGCGTGCTGCCGCTCAGGTCCATAGCCCGTTCATTCGACCGTCTCGCGCGCACGCTGGCGGGACTTACAATGATCGCTCTGACTTTGCAGGTGCTCAGTCTGGCGCCTCCCATACTGTCGCAAATTCTGATCGACGAGGTAACCACGTCTCAGGACTCCGAGCTGCTGCGCTCCATGCTGATCGCGATGGCGCTGCTGGCGGCAATAGCGATTCCGCTGCGGCTGCTCCAGGGCTGGATCGGAATCTGGCTATCGACCTCGATCTCGCTGCAGGCCTCCCGCAACCTCACGCGCCACCTGTTCAGCCTGCCGGTGCGCTTTTTCCGGGAACGGCATGTCGGCGACGTGGTTTCCCGCATGCAGTCGCAGTCGCCGATCATCCAGTTCGCGACGGGCTCGGTGGTCACGGGCATTATCGATTTGCTCAAGGTCGGCCTTACCGGCGTGGTGATGCTGATCTACAGCCCCGTTCTGATGATGATCAGCCTGGCCGGGCTGGCGCTTCGAACCGGTCTGGTGTGGAGCGTGCTTCCCGCGCAGAGGCGTTTGTCGCGGGACGGGCTGGTAGCGGGGGCCAGGCAAAGCTCGGCGCTGCTGGAATCGCTTCGCGGAAGCGAAACGGTCAAGGCGCTGGCCGGAGAAAGCGAACGCCTCACCGTTTGGCAAACGCACCTGGTGGACAAGCTGAACCTCGATGTGCGCAACGCGCGCATAAGCATGTACTCGGGGGCCGGGCTGAACGCGCTCGGAGAAGCCGAACAGATCGCGTTTCTGGGTGTGGGAGTGCTGGCACTGTTCAACGGTCAGATCACGCTGGGCGCGCTGTTTGCCTTCATGACCTTGCGGGGCCGATTCAGTGCGGCACTCGGCTCGCTCATCTCACTGTTCCAGCAGGCTTACATGCTGAGACTGCACGCCGAGCGGCTGGGGGACATCGTGGAGCACGAGGCCGAACCGGAGAACGGGCTGCCGGTTCGCCGGCTTGTCGGCGCGTTCGAGGCGCAAGGGATGGGCTTCGCCTACAGCAGCGGCGAGCAATTCGTCCTGCGCGGATTTTCCTGCCGCATTGAACCTGGTCAACTGGTCGTGCTGACGGGACCGTCCGGCAGCGGAAAGAGCACCCTGCTCAAGCTCCTGGCGGGACTGGAAACGACTACGGAAGGACGGCTTCTGGCCGACGGAACGGACGTGGGACGCCTGCATCTGCGCGACTATCGCCGACAACTTGGCCTGGTGCTGCAGGGCGACGTTCTGTTCCGGGGCAGTATTGCCGAGAACATCAGCTTCTTCGACCCGGCGCCAAACACGGAACTGATTGGCGAAGTCGCGCGTCTGGCGGCCGTGGACGAGGAAATCCGACAGTTCCCGATGGGCATGGCCAGCCAGATCGGCGATATGGGCTCGAACCTCTCGGGCGGGCAGGTGCAGAGGATCCTGCTGGCCCGGGCCCTTTACCGGCGCCCGCGCGCGATGATCCTGGACGAAGCGACCAGCCACCTCGATCCCGCTACCGAGGAGCGGGTCGTGGGTACGCTCCGCGATCTCGGAATCACGGTGGTATGCGCCGCGCACCGCCCGGCCATCCTGCGATACGCCGACCAGGTGATCGAACTGTCCGCATTCGCTCCCGGGGCGCGGCCCTACAATGCGGCGGATGATCGCGCCGCAACTGCTGGCATGGTGGGATAA
- the mutY gene encoding A/G-specific adenine glycosylase, whose amino-acid sequence MRRMIAPQLLAWWDKHGRKHLPWQKHRTPYRIWVSEIMLQQTRVETVMPYFERFMASFPDVQALAAADDDDVLAIWAGLGYYKRAHNLLKAARVVVAQHGGDVPRDFDSLVALPGIGRSTAGAILALAHGQRRAILDGNARRVLARVHAVEDWPGKAAVSRALWNLAETNTPSERVRDYTQAIMDLGATVCLRRNPRCDACPLAEYCRARKHGLTAEIPASKPKANRPLKRRSMLVVQRPDGAVLLYRRPPVGIWAGLWSLPTLQEEESAPDWCSRVLGCSPQSQAELTPVRHSFSHFELEIQPIHLTVSTPPAEIMEGDQWRWHDGAQALGMPAPIRRLVESMEVEATGSR is encoded by the coding sequence ATGCGGCGGATGATCGCGCCGCAACTGCTGGCATGGTGGGATAAGCACGGAAGAAAGCATCTTCCCTGGCAGAAGCACCGCACCCCCTACCGCATCTGGGTGTCGGAAATCATGCTTCAGCAGACCCGCGTGGAAACCGTGATGCCGTACTTCGAGCGTTTCATGGCCTCCTTCCCGGACGTGCAGGCGCTGGCCGCTGCGGATGATGACGATGTTCTGGCGATCTGGGCGGGACTGGGCTATTACAAGCGCGCGCACAACCTTTTGAAGGCTGCGCGGGTCGTGGTTGCGCAACACGGGGGCGACGTCCCCCGCGATTTCGACTCGCTCGTGGCGCTGCCCGGCATAGGCCGCTCCACGGCCGGCGCCATTCTTGCGCTGGCGCACGGGCAGCGCAGGGCCATCCTGGACGGCAACGCGCGGCGCGTTCTGGCCCGCGTGCACGCCGTGGAGGACTGGCCAGGCAAGGCCGCGGTCAGCAGGGCGCTATGGAACCTGGCCGAGACCAATACACCGTCGGAAAGGGTGCGCGACTACACGCAGGCGATCATGGATCTGGGCGCCACGGTTTGCCTCAGGCGCAACCCCCGCTGCGACGCGTGTCCGCTTGCCGAATACTGCCGCGCAAGGAAGCACGGCCTGACTGCCGAAATCCCGGCGTCCAAACCCAAGGCGAACCGCCCGCTCAAACGCAGGTCCATGCTCGTGGTGCAGCGACCGGACGGCGCCGTGCTGCTGTACCGGCGGCCCCCAGTGGGCATCTGGGCCGGGTTGTGGAGCCTGCCCACTCTTCAGGAGGAGGAAAGCGCCCCGGACTGGTGCAGCAGAGTTCTCGGATGCTCACCGCAAAGCCAAGCCGAACTCACGCCGGTCCGGCACAGCTTCAGTCACTTCGAACTGGAGATTCAGCCGATCCATCTGACCGTGAGCACGCCGCCCGCCGAGATCATGGAAGGCGATCAATGGCGCTGGCATGACGGCGCGCAAGCCCTCGGGATGCCGGCGCCCATTCGCCGCCTGGTGGAATCGATGGAAGTCGAGGCGACCGGTTCGCGTTGA
- a CDS encoding class I SAM-dependent methyltransferase has product MPTRSYSWRRPKRRRSAATPPTPRKAWPLSWRNDRPASPANNVPRRLLTDDEWEQFWRHGSVTTFERSGNPNYDGEIREFWERQFATLREGARIVDLATGNGAVALLAAEYSATHDRQFRVDALDRAGIRPEKDLKEAKAAREWLKSVRFRGGAPNESTGLESGCADLVTSQYGFEYGDPSASAREAMRILKPGGRIALITHHANSVVVREAREGLEQHRLCLRREQLLTRARRVVDAMASAESDFEKRMLKHDTRTENLRRKLNAAVARVQQQAGQFSDPGNGIGFVLNGLQSVFAPGLQAAERRATIRRLRKASDAYCLRMEDLLAATPDAGEFDRLLDHLRSAGLLVDGWFPLVYRGEALMGWALAGRKPRAEEAAAME; this is encoded by the coding sequence AGCTTCACCGGCGAATAACGTGCCGCGCAGGCTTCTCACCGACGACGAGTGGGAGCAATTCTGGCGCCACGGCAGCGTAACCACCTTCGAACGCAGCGGCAATCCGAATTACGACGGCGAGATCCGGGAGTTCTGGGAACGCCAGTTCGCGACGCTGCGCGAAGGCGCCCGGATTGTCGATCTCGCCACCGGAAACGGCGCCGTGGCTCTCCTGGCAGCGGAATACTCCGCAACGCACGACAGGCAGTTCCGTGTCGATGCGCTGGACAGGGCCGGCATTCGGCCCGAGAAGGACCTCAAGGAGGCCAAGGCGGCGCGGGAGTGGCTTAAAAGCGTCCGGTTTCGTGGCGGAGCGCCCAACGAAAGCACCGGTCTGGAAAGCGGGTGCGCCGACCTGGTGACTTCGCAGTACGGCTTCGAGTACGGCGACCCCTCGGCCAGCGCGCGGGAAGCAATGCGGATTCTCAAACCCGGCGGGCGCATTGCGCTCATCACCCACCACGCCAATTCGGTGGTGGTCAGGGAGGCCCGAGAAGGACTGGAACAGCATCGCCTGTGCCTCAGGCGGGAGCAATTGCTGACCCGGGCGCGCCGGGTCGTCGACGCGATGGCATCGGCGGAATCGGACTTCGAGAAGCGGATGCTCAAGCATGACACCAGAACGGAAAACCTGCGCCGCAAGCTGAACGCGGCAGTCGCGCGCGTCCAGCAGCAGGCGGGGCAATTCAGCGATCCGGGCAACGGAATCGGATTTGTCCTGAACGGGCTGCAAAGCGTGTTTGCTCCGGGGCTTCAAGCGGCCGAGAGGCGTGCGACGATCCGGCGGCTGCGCAAGGCGAGCGACGCCTATTGCCTGCGCATGGAGGACCTCCTGGCGGCGACGCCCGACGCCGGCGAGTTCGACCGTCTTCTGGACCACCTGCGTTCGGCGGGGCTGCTTGTCGACGGCTGGTTCCCGCTGGTTTACCGGGGAGAGGCGCTGATGGGCTGGGCATTGGCCGGCCGCAAGCCGCGTGCGGAAGAAGCGGCCGCAATGGAGTAG